DNA sequence from the Zavarzinia compransoris genome:
CGACGTGATGCAGGCTGTTGCTCATCTGGCAGATGCCGCCGGCGATCGTAGGAATAATGCAGCCGTGGCGCAATTCCCGCCCGGGCACGAAGCCCCGCCCCCGGCTGGGCCGGCCGACCTGATGCCAGAAGCCGAACACCTGCCCCCGGCGGATCACCAGCCCGTCGAGACGGCGGGCGACGACGCGCAGGTTCTCCACCTTGCCCAGTTGCAGGGTCGCCTCCGCCGGATCGACCTCGGCATAGAGCGGTGTGCGGATTTCACAAAGCGGCGCAGCCTCGCCCCGGAACCGGACCCGGCGGGAGGCGAAGCCGGGCGGGCGCAGGCCATCGCGCAGCAGCCGCGCCAGCATCAGCAATCGCGACTTCAGCCAGAATTCCAGCCGGGCGGCGGGGGTGAAGGCAGCCTCCGGTGTCAGATCGAACGCCGCCATGGCCGGTTCCATACCCTTTTCTCAGGCATGGAAGCAGTGTGGCCCGCTTCGCCGGTGCCGCCAATGACGGCGATCACACCTGTGCCGGGCGATCCCGGCTCAAGCCGCCAGGGGCCGGCGGTAATAGGCGATGAAGAGGCGGAAGGGCGCCAGCAGCAGCAGGGCGAAGCCGAGCTTCACCGCGAGGTCGCCCGCGGCCCAGCCCAGCCAGGGCAGGCCGGAGAAGGCGAAGGCGGCCGAGAAGAACACTGCGGTGTCGACCAGCGAGCCGAGCGCCGAGGCGGCGAGCGGCGCCCGCCACCAGGTCTGGCGGCGCAGGCTGTTGAAGACGGTGACGTCCAGCAGCTGGCCGACCAGGAAGGCCAGGCCCGAAGCGGCGGCGATGCGCGGCTCCGACAGCACGGCGGACAGGACCACCGCGACCAGGAAGCCGGCATAGACGACCTGCCGCGCCCCCTTGGCCCCGATCTGCCGGTTGGTCAGATCGGTGACGAAGAAGGCGAGCGGATAGGTGAAGGCACCCCAGGTCAGCCAATCCGCCAGGCCGAAGGGCTCGAACGGATATTGGACCAGGATGTTCGAAGCGACGACGATCGCGACCATCGCGACGACGGAGAACAGGAAGAACCCCCGATCCGCCTTGCCGATGCCGTTCATCATCGTCACTCTCGTCAAGCTCAGGCGGCGGCCGCGACTTCGGTGCGCTCGGCGACCAGCTTCTTCAGGCGGCGGGCCTTCAGGGAAAGCTCGGCGTCGCGCGCCTTCAGCAGGAAACGGTCCAGGCCGCCGTTATGCTCGACCGACCGCAGGGCATTGGCCGAGATGCGGAAGCGGATCGACTGGTTCAGGGCTTCGCTGATCAGCGAAACATTGACCAGGTTCGGCAGGAACCGGGTACGGGTCTTGTTGTTGGCATGGCTGACGTTGTTGCCAACGAGAACGCCCTTGCCGGTCAGTTCGCAGCGCCGCGCCATGTGTATCTCCCATCGCCTTGCGCAAAAGTGCATCGTCACAGGAGGTTCTCACCCCCCGTGGAAGTCGCGCTTTCTAGACCCCGGCGGCCGCTTCGTCAAGGCCCGACACCTGCATAATGCGCGTGGAGCCCTGTCTTCCCGCCATTTGTAGCACGGGGCCGGCAGGCCCATGGTCTTTTCAGTGCTTCCCCGGTGTGGAGTTGAAACCATGACCCGGACCTTCTCCCTGTTCTCGCCCTATCGCCTGGCCGCCATCGACCTGCCGAATCGAATCGTCATGGCGCCGCTGACGCGGGATCGCGCCGGCCCCGGCAATGTCCCGACCGCGCTGATGGCCGAATATTACGCCCAGCGCGCCGGCGCCGGCCTCATCATCTCCGAAGGCAGCCCGGTCTGCCCCGAAGGCCACGGCTATGACGCCACGCCGGGCATCCATACGCCCGAGCAGGTCGCCGGCTGGCGGCTGGTGACGGAGGCGGTGCACAAGGCGGGCGGGCGCATCTTCATTCAATTGTGGCATGTCGGGCGGGTTTCCAACGTCGCCCTCCAGCCGGGCGGGCAGGCACCCGTCGCCCCCTCCGCCCTCCGGGCCGAGGCCAGGACTTTCGTGAACGGCGAATTCCAGCCGACCTCGATGCCCCGCGCCCTCGACATCGGCGAAATCCCGGCCGTGGTCGAAAGTTTCGCCCGGGCCGCGCGCAATGCCGTGGCGGCCGGCTTCGACGGGGTCGAACTCCATGGCGCCAACGGCTATCTGATC
Encoded proteins:
- a CDS encoding VanW family protein, translating into MAAFDLTPEAAFTPAARLEFWLKSRLLMLARLLRDGLRPPGFASRRVRFRGEAAPLCEIRTPLYAEVDPAEATLQLGKVENLRVVARRLDGLVIRRGQVFGFWHQVGRPSRGRGFVPGRELRHGCIIPTIAGGICQMSNSLHHVARTAGMAILERHSHTSPVPGAAFPPGEDATVFWNYIDLRFRAPADVVLHARLTATELVVGLGRLP
- a CDS encoding queuosine precursor transporter — protein: MMNGIGKADRGFFLFSVVAMVAIVVASNILVQYPFEPFGLADWLTWGAFTYPLAFFVTDLTNRQIGAKGARQVVYAGFLVAVVLSAVLSEPRIAAASGLAFLVGQLLDVTVFNSLRRQTWWRAPLAASALGSLVDTAVFFSAAFAFSGLPWLGWAAGDLAVKLGFALLLLAPFRLFIAYYRRPLAA
- the rpmB gene encoding 50S ribosomal protein L28, which translates into the protein MARRCELTGKGVLVGNNVSHANNKTRTRFLPNLVNVSLISEALNQSIRFRISANALRSVEHNGGLDRFLLKARDAELSLKARRLKKLVAERTEVAAAA
- a CDS encoding alkene reductase — translated: MTRTFSLFSPYRLAAIDLPNRIVMAPLTRDRAGPGNVPTALMAEYYAQRAGAGLIISEGSPVCPEGHGYDATPGIHTPEQVAGWRLVTEAVHKAGGRIFIQLWHVGRVSNVALQPGGQAPVAPSALRAEARTFVNGEFQPTSMPRALDIGEIPAVVESFARAARNAVAAGFDGVELHGANGYLIDQFLRDGANRRDDAYGGPVAHRTRFLFEVVDAVSAAIGPERVGVRIAPVTPSNGIADSDPVPLFFAVAEGLDARGILYLHVVEGATGGARDHGQPFDFAALRRHFRGAYIANNGYDKALAEAALAADHADLIAFGRPFIANPDLVERLRRDAPLNGLVRETLYGGGAEGYTDYPVLASS